The Hyperolius riggenbachi isolate aHypRig1 chromosome 3, aHypRig1.pri, whole genome shotgun sequence genome window below encodes:
- the LOC137562588 gene encoding histidine N-acetyltransferase-like — MIRIHCPGRGALRKLKQLSSTLLWMTTCPSYRSASCSLLHYESTRWKPCNTSQARRRPLSTSRPLQAQDQSSHITAQVSNTVTKPQTTVQKAAGLTSNTITRSDTSMAPVDFKLATAGDYDELMSISHGLFNGTDYLPFIYHSWLKDHRRHMFVAKSEGKIVAFESYLLVDDGETAVMQGIRVAPWARGRGFSVQIHKFCLDTLRSNHPRVRRIRLAQSEHLTPHLVKDFRVLHTKAVVGVILQLDKLEEAMKLLEARLHRGGHPNNCTVLEPVEVFKLFDASEIVEALLPKNILVQSWLPLTPVRSNLEMLFESNIVWFYSEEHTVNCPLKCPNTPSASDKYNTRSSPSLSPSLPTSSAGFLSLGTPPYPVPWGDNTYYFDIDLFGVEVESAKHHILEQFKLCTRGLPAGGSILCFMIAEESLRTELHRWCQGLTPYRHISELIIRDMDF; from the exons ATGATTCGCATTCACTGTCCAGGGCGAGGTGCCCTCAGAAAACTCAAGCAATTGTCCAGTACTTTACTATGGATGACCACATGTCCCAGTTACAGGTCTGCATCTTGTAGCCTTCTGCACTATGAGTCCACCAGGTGGAAACCCTGCAACACTTCTCAGGCCAGGAGACGACCGCTGAGCACTAGTAGACCTCTACAGGCACAAGACCAGAGTAGTCACATAACTGCACAAGTCAGCAACACTGTGACCAAGCCACAAACTACAGTGCAAAAAG CGGCTGGGCTCACCAGTAACACTATCACCAGGTCAGATACATCTATGGCACCTGTAGACTTTAAACTGGCCACAGCTGGGGACTATGACGAGCTGATGTCTATCTCACATGGTCTATTCAATGGAACAGACTATCTGCCTTTTATATACCATTCTTGGCTGAAGGACCACCGGAGACATATGTTTGTGGCCAAGAGCGAGGGAAAAATT GTGGCCTTTGAGTCCTACCTGTTGGTTGATGATGGAGAGACGGCGGTGATGCAGGGTATTCGCGTCGCCCCCTGGGCAAGAGGACGCGGCTTTAGTGTTCAAATACACAAATTTTGTTTAGATACCCTTCGTTCTAACCATCCAAGAGTGAGAAGAATCCGTCTTGCCCAATCAGAGCATCTCACCCCACACCTGGTAAAAGACTTCAGAGTGCTCCACACCAAG GCTGTGGTGGGGGTGATTCTTCAACTGGACAAACTTGAGGAAGCCATGAAGTTGTTGGAGGCCCGTCTACATCGTGGAGGACACCCCAATAATTGTACCGTCCTGGAGCCTGTGGAGGTGTTTAAACTCTTTGATGCATCAGAAATTGTAGAGGCGCTGCTTCCTAAGAACATTCTGGTCCAAAGCTGGCTTCCACTTACTCCTGTGAGGTCCAACTTGGAGATGCTCTTTGAAAGTAACATTGTTTGGTTCTACTCTGAAGAACATACTGTGAATTGTCCTCTGAAATGTCCCAATACTCCTTCAGCCAGTGATAAATATAACACTCGGAGCTCACCTTCTTTGTCCCCATCACTGCCAACCTCTTCTGCTGGTTTCCTTAGCCTCGGGACCCCACCCTACCCTGTGCCTTGGGGAGATAACACATATTATTTTGACATAGACCTGTTTGGAGTTGAAGTAGAAAGCGCTAAGCACCATATTCTAGAGCAGTTTAAGCTGTGCACACGAGGCCTGCCTGCAGGAGGCAGTATATTATGTTTTATGATTGCTGAGGAAAGTCTCCGCACTGAACTGCATCGCTGGTGTCAAGGACTGACTCCATACAGGCACATAAGCGAACTGATAATTAGAGACATGGACTTCTAA